In Arthrobacter burdickii, one DNA window encodes the following:
- the tesB gene encoding acyl-CoA thioesterase II → MADHAPSAEAPAGQRRKDPTAALLDLLDLSSAEGAQTDEEIFVGTSARQPGRRVFGGQVLAQSLIAAMRTVEPSRAVHSMHGYFLRAGDADQPITFGVQRLRDGRSFSARRTHAYQNGVPILSMIASFQEPDEGIAHQDTMPAGVPDPESLPSTAELLGGFDHPVAQAWAFDRPFDIRHIDAPLYLSNEGSREPRNAVWMKSLGPMPDDPNLHRAALAYASDYTLLESILRPHGLTWIQPGMNVASLDHAMWWHRPVRVDDWLLYVQSSPSASGARGLAAGRIYNRSGELVASVAQEGMVRVPPA, encoded by the coding sequence ATGGCAGACCACGCGCCATCAGCTGAAGCACCGGCCGGACAGCGGAGGAAGGACCCCACCGCGGCACTCCTGGACCTCCTCGACCTGAGCAGCGCGGAGGGGGCGCAGACGGACGAGGAGATCTTCGTCGGGACCTCGGCGCGGCAGCCGGGCCGTCGCGTCTTCGGTGGCCAGGTGCTCGCGCAGTCGCTCATCGCGGCCATGCGTACCGTGGAGCCCAGCCGGGCCGTCCACTCGATGCACGGCTACTTCCTGCGTGCCGGCGACGCGGACCAGCCCATCACCTTCGGGGTGCAGCGCCTGCGCGACGGGCGGTCGTTCTCGGCCCGCCGCACGCACGCCTACCAGAACGGCGTGCCGATCCTGTCGATGATCGCGTCCTTCCAGGAGCCCGACGAGGGCATCGCCCACCAGGACACGATGCCGGCCGGTGTGCCCGACCCCGAGAGCCTGCCGTCGACCGCCGAACTCCTGGGAGGCTTCGATCATCCGGTCGCCCAGGCCTGGGCCTTCGACCGGCCGTTCGACATCCGGCACATCGATGCGCCGCTGTACCTGTCCAACGAAGGTTCGCGCGAACCGCGCAACGCGGTCTGGATGAAGAGCCTGGGACCGATGCCCGACGACCCGAACCTGCACCGCGCCGCCCTGGCGTACGCGAGCGACTACACCCTGCTGGAGTCGATCCTGCGACCGCACGGCCTCACCTGGATCCAGCCCGGCATGAACGTCGCCAGCCTCGACCACGCCATGTGGTGGCATCGCCCGGTCCGCGTGGATGACTGGCTGCTTTACGTCCAGAGTTCGCCGAGCGCGTCCGGCGCGCGCGGGCTTGCCGCCGGACGGATCTACAACCGCAGCGGAGAGCTCGTGGCGAGCGTGGCGCAGGAGGGCATGGTCCGGGTCCCTCCCGCCTGA